A window of the Pseudoalteromonas sp. A25 genome harbors these coding sequences:
- a CDS encoding ornithine cyclodeaminase family protein: protein MLVISAEQVHKCFSFEKLIESLKVGFARPSGSPPRNVYELNTVTHDAFAVLPAWNEHFIGVKAFTYFPHNEELGFKSLYSKIMLFNREFGEPLALIDGTSVTLWRTACVSALASHYLSNSDARHLVFFGSGNLAPYMIGAHLSVRPINKVTIIARNMDKANILLEQLSKQYVDVSFAVGVADEQTISSADIISCATGAKKPLFDGAWLSEGTHIDLIGNHHHDARECDSATIARANVFVDSRINVLKEAGELLIPIKEGIFSQSDVIAELSEMHKLQWQRQVDQITVFKSVGMALSDLLAAGLVYGLNS from the coding sequence ATGCTAGTTATTAGTGCAGAACAAGTACATAAGTGTTTTTCTTTTGAAAAGCTAATTGAGTCGCTTAAAGTTGGCTTTGCAAGACCCTCAGGTTCTCCGCCTCGTAATGTTTATGAGTTAAACACAGTGACACATGATGCGTTTGCGGTTTTACCGGCATGGAACGAACACTTTATTGGCGTAAAAGCATTTACCTATTTTCCTCATAATGAGGAGTTGGGTTTTAAGAGCTTATACTCAAAAATAATGCTTTTTAACAGAGAGTTTGGTGAACCATTAGCTCTTATTGACGGCACGAGCGTGACGCTTTGGCGTACCGCCTGTGTATCAGCCCTTGCCAGTCACTATTTGTCGAACTCAGATGCGCGTCATTTAGTGTTTTTTGGCTCAGGCAACTTAGCGCCCTATATGATAGGTGCGCATTTAAGCGTTCGGCCAATTAACAAAGTGACAATTATTGCTCGTAACATGGATAAGGCTAATATATTACTTGAACAGTTATCTAAACAGTACGTGGATGTTTCATTTGCAGTTGGTGTGGCAGATGAGCAGACTATTAGTAGCGCAGATATTATCAGTTGCGCGACCGGCGCAAAAAAGCCGTTGTTTGATGGTGCATGGTTAAGTGAAGGCACGCATATCGATTTGATAGGTAACCACCATCACGATGCAAGAGAATGTGATAGTGCGACTATTGCTCGGGCAAATGTATTTGTCGACAGTCGAATTAATGTATTAAAAGAGGCCGGAGAGCTACTTATTCCAATCAAAGAAGGTATTTTTTCTCAAAGTGATGTAATTGCCGAGCTTAGCGAAATGCACAAATTACAATGGCAAAGGCAGGTTGATCAAATTACCGTATTTAAATCAGTCGGCATGGCATTGAGTGATTTACTCGCTGCTGGCCTAGTTTATGGGCTAAATAGTTGA
- a CDS encoding substrate-binding periplasmic protein, with the protein MAKFILLIISLSISLFSHSQQPTVDTEPDKIRFCFSRWWPYNFSEQGVVKGLQIDILRSAMKDSGVSLEFSELPFKRCKDSVRLGKYDFILDIDTSDDLDIVKYSISSWQLSFAVEHDAGVNSLSDIKSLKEFRVVMAEEYIYPDIVYDKLSKLNAITARVSYYESSDEDAKALFGILKNAQVEALLVDRYWAKQVVRKYNLPVLIFDEPLHVEPQFIGYVAKYAKHKASLLEQNLNLLSTEKIESIRKMYR; encoded by the coding sequence ATGGCGAAATTTATTTTATTGATAATTTCACTTTCAATATCTTTGTTTAGCCATAGCCAACAACCAACTGTCGATACTGAACCAGATAAGATCCGTTTTTGTTTTTCAAGATGGTGGCCTTACAACTTTAGTGAACAAGGAGTTGTAAAAGGCTTGCAAATCGATATTTTAAGAAGTGCGATGAAAGACTCTGGTGTTAGCTTAGAGTTTAGTGAGTTACCATTTAAGCGTTGCAAAGATTCTGTTAGGTTGGGGAAGTACGACTTCATTCTTGACATTGATACTAGTGATGACCTTGATATTGTTAAGTATTCAATTTCTTCGTGGCAGTTGTCGTTTGCGGTAGAACATGATGCTGGGGTCAATTCGCTTAGCGATATTAAGTCGCTTAAAGAGTTCCGAGTTGTAATGGCCGAAGAATACATATACCCCGATATCGTCTACGATAAGCTATCAAAGCTAAATGCGATTACAGCAAGAGTATCGTATTACGAGTCGTCAGATGAAGACGCGAAGGCATTGTTCGGCATATTGAAAAACGCACAAGTAGAGGCGCTATTGGTAGATAGGTATTGGGCGAAGCAAGTGGTTAGGAAGTATAACTTACCGGTGCTTATTTTTGACGAACCACTGCATGTTGAGCCTCAGTTTATTGGCTATGTAGCCAAGTACGCAAAGCATAAAGCGAGCTTATTAGAGCAAAACCTAAACCTCTTAAGTACTGAAAAAATTGAGTCTATTAGAAAAATGTATCGCTAA
- a CDS encoding MBL fold metallo-hydrolase, with protein sequence MKYTLLIATAFIISACSSPNTVTSITSPHQVVAYSTQKGFEDRYDNYYKKPKIYPVNCERNCYPKTKLITCESGMEQCQYVGTNTFSQRLLGYEIQWLGHATFAVQTPTGETLLIDPVQHQFDWPVDLGFRLINGFYRNEVKWPDNLANTIDGVVYSHIHYDHFSKETIKSLGNNIRYFTPKGFADYFAHGGYNISEMLWFTQANLGNSTLHFVPAHHFSSRIIVPYISEDHDASLWGGWVIESNNTRLFYAGDTGYSAHISEIAKRFESFDVCLMPIASYFHETAGKWYRKVHMTPEDALYAANELNCKVMIPWGYGNASWKMGDKSSHAPLFRLLGQHKSLKSKVPLIILNEGERIKL encoded by the coding sequence TTGAAGTATACTTTACTTATTGCAACTGCATTTATCATCAGTGCTTGTTCATCACCTAACACAGTCACTAGTATAACCTCACCTCATCAAGTAGTTGCCTACAGCACTCAGAAGGGCTTTGAGGATAGGTATGATAATTACTATAAAAAACCAAAAATTTACCCAGTAAACTGTGAGCGCAACTGCTACCCAAAAACTAAGTTAATTACCTGTGAAAGTGGCATGGAACAGTGTCAGTACGTGGGCACAAACACGTTTAGTCAGCGCTTGCTTGGCTACGAAATTCAATGGTTAGGCCACGCTACGTTTGCTGTGCAAACACCAACAGGTGAAACGCTATTAATTGACCCAGTGCAACACCAGTTTGATTGGCCTGTCGATCTGGGCTTTAGGTTGATCAATGGTTTTTACCGTAATGAAGTCAAATGGCCAGACAATTTGGCGAATACTATAGATGGGGTTGTGTACTCTCATATTCATTATGATCACTTCAGCAAAGAAACAATAAAAAGCTTGGGAAATAACATTAGGTATTTCACCCCTAAAGGGTTCGCAGATTACTTTGCACATGGGGGATACAATATTTCAGAAATGCTTTGGTTCACACAAGCTAACCTAGGCAACTCAACACTACACTTTGTACCTGCACATCATTTTAGTAGTCGCATCATCGTGCCTTATATTAGCGAAGATCATGATGCAAGCTTGTGGGGTGGGTGGGTTATAGAGTCGAACAACACCCGCTTATTTTATGCTGGAGATACGGGTTACTCAGCTCATATTAGCGAGATAGCAAAGCGATTTGAGTCTTTTGATGTTTGTTTAATGCCAATTGCTTCGTATTTCCATGAAACAGCAGGTAAATGGTATCGAAAAGTCCATATGACACCCGAAGATGCGCTTTACGCAGCCAATGAACTCAATTGCAAGGTGATGATCCCATGGGGCTATGGTAATGCATCGTGGAAAATGGGTGACAAAAGCAGTCATGCCCCCTTGTTTAGGTTACTTGGCCAACACAAAAGCTTGAAGAGTAAGGTACCACTGATCATTTTGAACGAAGGTGAGCGCATTAAGCTGTAA
- a CDS encoding glycoside hydrolase family 3 protein encodes MIARTSLITSVILAASGLVGCAQDLDTASQQADKVKNTKDIWPVLPKAVPHDEIIEGKVQSLLAKMTLEQKIAQMIQPEIRDVTVEDMRRYGFGSYLNGGGAFPNNDKHATPADWIALAEQMYQASIDDSLDGISIPTMWGTDAVHGHNNVIGATLFPHNIGLGAANNPALIEKIASITAKEVMVTGIDWVFAPTVAVVRDDRWGRTYEGYSEDPAIVGKYAAAIVSGLQGKPNEDFLADNRVISTVKHFVGDGGTQGGDDQGNNLDSEQDLFDIHAQGYVQGLSAGAQSVMASFNSWHGEKIHGHKYLLTDVLKTQMGFDGFVVGDWNGHGQVKGCSNESCSQSINAGLDIFMVPTKAWKPLLENTIEQVKNGEISQERIDDAVSRILRVKFRAGLFDKPSPANRKLSGKTELIGHPEHRAVARQAVRESLVLLKNNDKLLPLKPNATVLVAGDGADNIGKQSGGWTITWQGTGNSNDDFPGGSSIFDGINEVVSAHGGKAQLSVDGSFTSKPDVAIVVFGEEPYAEGNGDLNNLDFQRGKAKDLALLKKLKEQDIPVVSVFITGRPLWVNPELNASDAFVVAWLPGSEGNGVADVLFSSVDGKIKHDFKGKLSFSWPNSPNDTTLNVHDEQYQPLFAYGYGLTYNDDKNVPQLSEQETQTASNTQALAIMQGTVKAPWTLQLNSGDKSRTMTSNTASLANLSVRTTDRHIQEDARAINFINNEVSKVQIAHAFPEDLRAYSGSKGALSFDVMLSSDVPANAKIGINCDAACSQGVPLSKLISAEDKGKWKTITVATACFAGDTDNMAKVFSPFAIASQGPLSLTISNIVLKNNIDENQVYTCSK; translated from the coding sequence ATGATAGCTAGAACTTCTTTAATCACCTCCGTTATACTCGCCGCTTCTGGATTAGTCGGTTGTGCACAAGATTTAGACACAGCCTCACAACAAGCGGACAAAGTAAAAAATACGAAAGATATTTGGCCTGTTTTACCTAAGGCTGTTCCACATGATGAAATCATTGAAGGGAAAGTCCAGTCTCTATTAGCCAAAATGACTTTAGAGCAAAAGATTGCGCAAATGATCCAACCTGAGATCCGTGACGTGACTGTTGAAGATATGCGCCGTTATGGCTTTGGTTCATATTTAAATGGCGGTGGTGCATTTCCAAATAATGATAAACACGCCACACCTGCAGATTGGATAGCGCTAGCAGAACAAATGTATCAAGCCTCCATAGATGATAGTCTTGACGGAATTAGCATTCCAACAATGTGGGGAACAGATGCAGTTCACGGACACAACAATGTTATTGGTGCAACCCTATTCCCACACAACATTGGCCTCGGTGCAGCAAACAACCCTGCACTTATTGAGAAAATCGCGTCAATTACAGCAAAGGAAGTCATGGTAACTGGCATAGATTGGGTATTCGCGCCAACTGTTGCCGTGGTGCGTGACGATCGTTGGGGCCGTACATATGAAGGCTACTCTGAAGACCCAGCTATTGTTGGTAAATATGCAGCAGCTATCGTGTCTGGATTACAAGGCAAACCAAACGAAGACTTCTTGGCAGATAACCGCGTGATCAGCACAGTAAAACACTTTGTAGGTGACGGCGGTACGCAAGGTGGTGATGATCAAGGGAACAACCTAGATAGCGAACAAGACCTTTTTGATATTCACGCTCAAGGTTATGTTCAAGGTTTAAGCGCAGGTGCTCAATCTGTAATGGCTTCGTTTAACAGTTGGCACGGTGAGAAAATACATGGTCACAAATACCTGCTTACTGATGTACTAAAAACGCAAATGGGTTTTGACGGTTTTGTTGTTGGTGACTGGAACGGACATGGGCAAGTAAAGGGCTGTTCAAACGAGAGTTGCAGTCAAAGTATTAATGCGGGTTTAGATATCTTTATGGTTCCAACCAAAGCGTGGAAGCCGCTACTTGAAAATACCATCGAACAAGTTAAAAACGGCGAAATAAGCCAAGAGCGTATTGACGATGCAGTATCTCGTATATTACGCGTTAAATTCCGCGCGGGTCTATTTGATAAACCAAGTCCTGCAAATCGTAAACTCTCTGGTAAAACAGAACTAATAGGACATCCAGAACATCGCGCCGTTGCACGTCAGGCCGTTCGTGAATCACTCGTGTTACTTAAAAACAACGACAAGCTATTACCACTCAAACCAAATGCGACGGTGTTAGTTGCCGGAGACGGTGCCGATAACATAGGCAAACAATCGGGCGGCTGGACCATAACATGGCAAGGAACAGGTAATAGCAACGATGACTTTCCTGGTGGTAGCTCTATTTTTGATGGCATAAACGAGGTTGTTTCTGCACATGGCGGTAAGGCGCAACTTAGCGTAGACGGCTCTTTTACTAGCAAGCCCGATGTCGCTATCGTGGTGTTCGGTGAAGAACCCTATGCAGAGGGCAATGGTGATCTAAACAACCTAGACTTCCAGCGTGGCAAAGCTAAGGATCTTGCGCTACTGAAAAAGCTCAAAGAGCAAGACATTCCGGTTGTATCTGTGTTCATTACAGGCCGTCCGCTTTGGGTTAACCCTGAATTGAATGCCTCTGATGCGTTTGTTGTGGCTTGGCTACCAGGCTCAGAGGGCAATGGTGTTGCGGATGTGTTGTTTAGTTCAGTTGATGGCAAAATCAAGCATGACTTCAAAGGTAAATTATCCTTTTCATGGCCAAACAGTCCTAACGATACCACGCTGAACGTTCATGATGAGCAATATCAACCACTATTTGCTTATGGTTATGGGCTAACATATAACGATGACAAAAACGTGCCTCAGCTATCTGAACAAGAAACGCAAACCGCAAGTAACACTCAAGCATTAGCTATCATGCAAGGTACTGTAAAAGCTCCATGGACGTTGCAACTAAATAGTGGTGACAAGTCTCGAACGATGACCAGTAATACCGCGTCGTTGGCTAACCTTAGTGTTAGAACAACTGATAGACATATCCAAGAAGATGCTCGTGCGATTAATTTTATCAATAATGAAGTCAGCAAGGTGCAAATTGCCCACGCCTTCCCAGAAGATTTACGTGCATACAGTGGTAGCAAGGGTGCTTTAAGCTTTGACGTGATGTTAAGCAGTGACGTGCCAGCCAATGCAAAAATTGGTATTAATTGTGATGCTGCATGTTCTCAAGGCGTGCCACTTTCAAAATTGATCTCCGCTGAAGATAAAGGAAAATGGAAAACCATTACAGTAGCCACAGCGTGTTTTGCTGGTGACACGGACAATATGGCTAAAGTATTCAGCCCATTCGCTATCGCAAGCCAAGGGCCGCTTAGCTTAACAATTTCAAATATTGTTCTTAAAAATAATATTGATGAAAATCAGGTTTACACTTGTAGTAAGTAA